A genomic window from Rhizobium sp. 007 includes:
- a CDS encoding ABC transporter ATP-binding protein, producing the protein MGSITLQSVSKVFGEAKVIPSIDLDIQDGEFVVFVGPSGCGKSTLLRLIAGLEDVSGGKIVIDGKDATEKAPSERGLAMVFQSYALYPHMSVRNNIAFPLKMAGMDKTEIDRKVSDAARVLNLTDYLERKPRQLSGGQRQRVAIGRAIVRQPSAFLFDEPLSNLDAALRVNMRIEISELHQQLKTTMVYVTHDQVEAMTMADKIVVLNRGNIEQVGSPLELYKSPRNLFVAGFIGSPKMNFITGQNAAALNAHTIGVRPEHVLLSTESGDWKGRVIVAEHLGSDTFLHIDVDGIGSITARGGGDFPAKAGDTVYLTPDKTRIHKFNEGGLAI; encoded by the coding sequence ATGGGCAGCATTACCCTTCAGAGCGTTTCGAAGGTCTTCGGCGAAGCCAAGGTCATCCCTTCGATCGATCTCGACATCCAGGACGGCGAATTCGTCGTCTTCGTCGGCCCGTCGGGCTGCGGCAAGTCCACGTTGCTCAGGCTGATCGCCGGGCTGGAGGACGTTTCCGGCGGCAAGATCGTCATCGACGGCAAGGACGCGACCGAAAAGGCGCCATCCGAGCGCGGGCTTGCGATGGTGTTCCAATCCTATGCGCTTTATCCGCATATGAGCGTGCGCAACAATATTGCCTTCCCATTGAAGATGGCCGGCATGGACAAGACCGAGATCGACAGGAAGGTAAGCGATGCCGCACGCGTCCTGAACCTGACGGATTATCTGGAGCGCAAGCCGCGCCAGCTTTCCGGCGGCCAGCGGCAGCGTGTCGCGATCGGTCGCGCCATCGTGCGCCAGCCATCGGCCTTCCTCTTCGACGAGCCGTTATCGAACCTCGATGCCGCACTTCGCGTCAACATGCGCATCGAAATCAGCGAACTGCACCAGCAACTGAAGACGACGATGGTTTACGTCACCCACGACCAGGTGGAAGCCATGACAATGGCCGACAAGATCGTCGTGTTGAACCGCGGCAACATCGAGCAGGTGGGCTCGCCGCTGGAGCTCTACAAGAGCCCGCGCAATCTCTTCGTGGCCGGTTTCATCGGCTCGCCGAAGATGAATTTCATCACCGGTCAGAATGCGGCTGCGCTGAATGCGCATACGATCGGCGTGCGTCCGGAGCATGTGCTGCTTTCGACCGAAAGCGGCGACTGGAAGGGCAGGGTCATCGTCGCCGAGCATCTCGGCTCCGACACGTTCCTGCATATCGACGTCGATGGTATCGGCTCGATTACTGCACGCGGTGGCGGCGATTTCCCGGCGAAGGCCGGGGACACCGTCTACCTGACGCCGGACAAGACGCGCATCCATAAATTCAACGAGGGCGGTCTCGCCATCTGA
- a CDS encoding mannitol dehydrogenase family protein has product MTCKLSLATLTDAAKTAEIPAYDRASLTAGIVHFGVGNFHRAHQAIYLDDLFNQGQDHDWAIIGAGMLPSDAAMREKLAAQDFLTTVVEQDNNKTAARVTGPMVDILPVGDSGAIVAKLSDPAIRIVSLTITEGGYFIDASGKFNPSHPAIVADGKNPSEPKTVFGLIVAGLKARKEKGTVPFTVMSCDNIPHNGAVTRNAVLGMAELSDPAFAVWIKANVAFPNAMVDRITPATGQREIDLLTDTFGIEDNWPVYCEEFKQWVLEDKFTAGRPALDKVGVTFVPDVTPYEHMKIRILNGGHAAIAYPAALMDIHFVHDAMEEPLIRAFLAKLENDEIIPIVPPVPNTSLKDYFALIERRLLNPKIADTIPRLAQDGSNRQPKFILPSTLDNLRQGKDVVGLSLVSALWCRYFAGTTDSGKEIVFNDASADRLHAAALKAKDDPAAFLVFDDIFGEVSQSELFCKRFTHALKTLWEKRTRATLQLYLEGKLAV; this is encoded by the coding sequence ATGACGTGCAAATTATCGCTGGCAACGCTTACCGATGCGGCTAAAACGGCCGAAATCCCGGCTTATGACCGAGCGTCGCTCACGGCCGGCATCGTGCACTTCGGCGTTGGCAATTTCCACCGCGCCCACCAGGCTATCTACCTCGATGACCTTTTCAACCAAGGACAGGATCACGACTGGGCCATCATCGGCGCAGGCATGCTACCTTCCGACGCCGCGATGCGCGAGAAGCTTGCCGCGCAGGACTTCCTGACGACGGTCGTGGAGCAGGACAACAACAAGACGGCGGCGCGTGTCACGGGGCCGATGGTCGACATCCTGCCGGTCGGCGATTCCGGAGCCATCGTTGCCAAGCTCTCCGATCCTGCAATCCGCATTGTCTCGCTGACGATCACCGAGGGCGGATACTTCATCGACGCGTCCGGCAAATTCAATCCATCGCATCCGGCGATTGTTGCGGACGGAAAAAACCCGTCCGAGCCGAAAACCGTTTTCGGCCTTATCGTTGCCGGTCTCAAGGCACGCAAGGAGAAGGGCACCGTGCCCTTCACCGTTATGTCCTGCGACAACATTCCGCATAACGGTGCCGTCACCAGAAACGCCGTCTTGGGTATGGCGGAGCTTTCCGATCCGGCGTTTGCCGTGTGGATCAAGGCGAATGTCGCCTTCCCGAATGCCATGGTCGATCGCATTACGCCGGCAACAGGCCAGCGCGAGATCGATTTGCTGACGGATACTTTCGGTATTGAAGACAACTGGCCGGTCTATTGTGAAGAGTTCAAGCAATGGGTGCTGGAAGACAAGTTCACTGCCGGACGGCCAGCGCTCGATAAAGTCGGCGTCACCTTCGTGCCGGATGTCACGCCTTACGAGCATATGAAGATACGCATCCTCAATGGCGGCCATGCGGCGATCGCGTATCCGGCGGCGTTGATGGACATCCATTTCGTGCATGACGCGATGGAAGAGCCTCTGATCCGCGCCTTCCTCGCCAAGCTCGAAAACGACGAGATCATCCCGATCGTGCCGCCGGTGCCGAATACCTCGCTCAAGGATTATTTCGCGCTGATCGAACGCCGTCTTCTGAACCCGAAGATCGCCGACACGATCCCGCGCCTGGCGCAGGACGGTTCGAACCGTCAGCCGAAATTTATCCTGCCATCCACGCTCGACAATCTGCGCCAGGGCAAGGACGTCGTCGGCCTTTCGCTGGTTTCGGCTCTCTGGTGCCGTTACTTCGCGGGCACGACCGACAGCGGCAAGGAGATCGTTTTCAACGATGCTAGTGCCGATCGGCTCCATGCCGCCGCGCTGAAGGCAAAGGACGATCCGGCGGCGTTCCTCGTCTTCGACGACATTTTCGGCGAGGTGTCGCAATCCGAATTGTTCTGCAAGCGTTTTACGCATGCCCTGAAAACACTGTGGGAAAAGCGGACCCGCGCGACCTTGCAGCTCTATCTCGAGGGCAAGCTTGCAGTGTAG
- a CDS encoding HAD family hydrolase, which yields MADSETRLVIFDCDGVLVDSEPISVSVLVEAMNDLGVPITEEEVYGRFLGRSLATVIETMKSEYQVYAGDEFLERIRTNLYARFRKELRPIEGIGATIDALDIPCCVASSSQVERIRLSLTVTGLIDKLPNIFSASMVKNGKPAPDLFLHAAREMHVDPKNCVVIEDSPAGIEAAKAAGMTVFAFTGGSHANFAGYRAELERLSPERVFDAMPDLIHLIQKQKLDGARP from the coding sequence ATGGCTGATTCTGAAACACGCCTGGTCATTTTCGATTGTGACGGTGTCCTCGTCGATAGCGAGCCGATCTCCGTCAGCGTGCTCGTCGAGGCGATGAACGACCTCGGAGTGCCGATCACCGAGGAAGAGGTCTATGGGCGCTTCCTCGGCAGGAGCCTCGCGACCGTCATCGAAACGATGAAGAGCGAATATCAGGTGTATGCCGGCGACGAGTTTCTCGAGCGCATCCGCACCAATCTCTATGCGCGATTCAGGAAAGAACTGAGGCCGATCGAAGGCATAGGTGCGACGATCGACGCGCTCGACATCCCTTGCTGCGTCGCTTCGTCGAGCCAGGTCGAGCGCATCAGGCTGTCGCTCACCGTCACCGGCCTTATCGACAAGCTACCGAACATCTTCAGCGCCTCGATGGTGAAGAATGGAAAGCCGGCGCCGGACCTCTTCCTGCATGCGGCCCGCGAAATGCACGTCGATCCGAAGAACTGCGTCGTAATCGAAGACAGCCCTGCCGGGATCGAGGCAGCGAAGGCCGCAGGCATGACGGTCTTTGCCTTTACCGGCGGCTCACATGCCAATTTTGCAGGTTATCGTGCCGAACTCGAGCGGCTTTCGCCGGAACGCGTATTTGACGCAATGCCGGATTTGATACACCTTATCCAGAAACAAAAGCTGGATGGGGCTCGCCCTTGA
- a CDS encoding MurR/RpiR family transcriptional regulator, whose protein sequence is MEDFVQKLRHYVKSGTPAERRIAKYFTEHLNDLPFETAASVADRLDLSPMTVGRFLRALGYQGLDSVKVHFRETAVTSPVQLQNSLNALQTDASEGKSLALLVTEQIQALHHIYHLTAQTHWAEAVAMIGMAREVFIATHVRLAGFATHFAHRLTRSRDGVHALDGSANRFAELFARPSGEGALLIIIDCRRFGKARLLARTARRYGYKVVLITTENSDWLPDQSNVMLALPPARSPDEDNLPPLIALLDCLSESVIAAAGEEALERRRRMSEFGTILGESGNR, encoded by the coding sequence GTGGAAGACTTTGTTCAGAAGCTCAGACACTATGTGAAGTCAGGCACGCCGGCCGAGCGCAGAATTGCGAAGTATTTTACCGAGCACCTGAACGACCTTCCCTTCGAGACCGCTGCCTCCGTGGCCGACAGGCTCGATCTAAGCCCGATGACGGTTGGCCGTTTTCTGCGCGCCCTCGGCTATCAGGGTCTCGACAGCGTCAAAGTCCATTTCCGTGAAACCGCAGTCACCTCTCCTGTCCAACTTCAAAATTCGCTCAACGCGTTGCAGACCGATGCCTCGGAAGGAAAATCGCTTGCCTTGCTCGTCACCGAGCAGATCCAGGCGCTGCACCACATCTACCATCTGACCGCACAGACGCACTGGGCCGAAGCCGTCGCGATGATTGGCATGGCGCGCGAAGTTTTCATTGCAACGCATGTACGGCTCGCGGGCTTCGCAACGCATTTCGCCCACCGGCTGACACGGTCCCGCGATGGCGTCCACGCACTGGACGGTTCGGCAAACCGCTTCGCCGAACTCTTCGCTCGCCCGAGTGGCGAAGGCGCCCTCCTGATCATCATCGATTGCCGACGCTTCGGCAAAGCGCGTCTGTTGGCGCGAACCGCGCGGCGCTATGGCTACAAGGTCGTGCTGATCACAACGGAAAACAGCGACTGGCTGCCCGACCAATCCAACGTCATGCTGGCGCTTCCGCCTGCCCGCTCGCCCGACGAGGACAACCTTCCTCCGTTGATCGCTCTTCTCGACTGTCTGTCGGAATCGGTCATTGCCGCTGCAGGCGAAGAGGCGCTCGAACGCCGGCGGCGAATGTCGGAATTCGGCACCATTCTCGGAGAAAGCGGCAATCGCTAG
- a CDS encoding sugar ABC transporter permease, protein MATLHTRSAARMMIAPSVVLLFAWMIVPLAMTIYFSLLNYNLLSPGMESFVGFLNYSYFLSDPAFFAALTNTLLLVLGVLIITVVGGIAFALLLDQDIYGQGIVRILVIAPFFVMPTVAALVWKNMFMNPVNGLFAHLAKALGLQPYDWLANAPLFSIILIVAWQWLPFATLILLTSLQSLDEEQKEAAEMDGAGAISRFIYIILPHMARAITVVILIQTIFLLSVFAEILVTTNGGPGTQSTNLTYLVYAQALLQFDIGGASAGGIIAVILANIVAIFLVRLVGKNLEA, encoded by the coding sequence ATGGCAACGTTACACACCCGCTCCGCAGCGCGAATGATGATCGCACCGTCCGTCGTGCTTCTCTTCGCGTGGATGATCGTCCCGCTTGCGATGACGATCTACTTCTCACTGTTGAACTACAACCTTCTCAGCCCGGGAATGGAGAGCTTCGTCGGCTTTCTGAACTACAGCTACTTCCTGTCCGATCCGGCCTTTTTCGCAGCACTCACCAATACGCTGCTTTTGGTGCTCGGCGTGCTGATCATCACCGTGGTCGGCGGTATCGCCTTCGCCTTGCTGCTCGACCAGGACATCTATGGCCAGGGCATCGTGCGCATCCTGGTGATTGCGCCGTTCTTCGTCATGCCGACGGTGGCAGCGCTTGTCTGGAAGAACATGTTCATGAACCCGGTCAACGGGCTCTTTGCGCATCTTGCCAAGGCGCTCGGACTGCAGCCCTATGACTGGCTGGCAAACGCGCCGTTGTTCTCGATCATTCTGATCGTCGCCTGGCAGTGGCTGCCGTTTGCGACGCTGATCCTGCTCACCTCTCTGCAGTCGCTGGACGAGGAGCAGAAGGAAGCTGCCGAAATGGATGGCGCCGGCGCGATATCGAGATTCATCTATATCATTCTGCCGCATATGGCGCGCGCCATCACGGTGGTGATCCTGATCCAGACGATCTTCCTGCTCTCGGTCTTTGCCGAAATCCTGGTTACCACCAACGGCGGCCCGGGCACGCAGAGCACGAACCTGACCTACCTCGTCTATGCGCAGGCGCTTCTTCAGTTCGATATCGGCGGCGCTTCGGCGGGCGGGATCATTGCGGTCATCCTCGCCAACATCGTCGCGATCTTCCTTGTCCGCCTTGTCGGCAAGAATCTGGAGGCTTGA
- a CDS encoding FGGY-family carbohydrate kinase — protein MHDHVVAVDVGTGSARAGVFDARGRLLGKAEHAIIMNRPRENHAEHDSENIWSAVCIVVRKAMEQSGAAPASVGAIGFDGTCSLVVRDVDGGQISVSTGGERRFDTIVWLDHRALNEADFCTATGHAVLDHSGHFMSPEMEMPKLMWLKKKLPGTWMNAGYFFDLADFMTWKATGSIARSRSTLTAKWNYLAHKETGWQKDFLAQIGLEDLQERGRLPDETASVGTSVGTLTQEAASALGLTTDCHVSAGLIDAYAGALGTLAGYAADPTQLERQLALIAGTSSCIISFSRDRKPSHGMWGPYYEVVFQDSWLVEAGQSATGALLEHIVRMHAAGGEPTAALHQKIVSRIAQLRAEEGDALGSRIFVLPDFHGNRSPLADPHAVGTISGLTLDTSFDGLCALYWRTAVGIALGIRHILEKMKEYGYVPDTLHVAGGHVKNPVLMELYSDATGCRVVVPKMNEAVLLGTAIGASVACGLHKDLTTAGVAMYPGGEERAPDATKQALYDREYRRFLAMYRHRAELDAIS, from the coding sequence ATGCATGATCATGTGGTTGCGGTGGATGTCGGCACCGGCAGCGCGCGTGCCGGTGTGTTCGATGCCCGCGGTCGCCTGCTCGGAAAGGCCGAACATGCGATCATCATGAATAGGCCGCGTGAAAATCATGCCGAACATGATTCCGAAAACATCTGGTCTGCGGTCTGCATCGTCGTTCGCAAGGCGATGGAACAATCGGGCGCAGCTCCTGCGTCTGTCGGTGCGATCGGCTTCGACGGCACATGCTCGCTCGTCGTCCGCGATGTCGATGGTGGACAGATCAGCGTCTCGACCGGGGGCGAGAGGCGCTTCGACACGATCGTCTGGCTCGACCACAGGGCGTTGAACGAAGCTGATTTCTGCACGGCAACCGGCCATGCGGTTCTCGATCATTCCGGGCATTTCATGTCGCCGGAGATGGAGATGCCAAAGCTGATGTGGCTGAAGAAGAAACTGCCTGGCACCTGGATGAATGCCGGTTATTTCTTCGATCTTGCCGACTTCATGACGTGGAAGGCGACGGGCTCGATTGCCCGTTCGCGCAGCACGCTGACGGCGAAGTGGAATTATCTGGCGCACAAGGAAACGGGCTGGCAGAAAGATTTTCTCGCGCAGATCGGTCTGGAAGACCTGCAGGAGCGCGGCCGTCTGCCCGACGAGACAGCATCGGTCGGCACAAGCGTCGGCACGCTCACCCAGGAGGCTGCATCGGCACTCGGGCTGACGACGGATTGCCACGTTTCGGCGGGCCTGATCGACGCCTATGCGGGCGCGCTCGGCACGCTTGCCGGCTATGCGGCCGACCCAACGCAGCTTGAGCGTCAGTTGGCGCTCATTGCGGGAACCTCGAGCTGCATCATTTCGTTCTCCCGCGATCGAAAGCCAAGCCATGGCATGTGGGGACCTTACTACGAGGTCGTCTTTCAGGATTCGTGGCTTGTTGAAGCCGGTCAATCGGCGACGGGTGCGTTGCTCGAGCATATCGTGCGCATGCATGCTGCCGGGGGCGAGCCCACCGCCGCATTGCATCAGAAGATCGTCTCCCGCATTGCGCAATTGCGTGCCGAAGAAGGCGACGCGCTCGGCTCGCGCATCTTCGTGCTGCCGGATTTCCACGGCAACCGGTCGCCTCTTGCCGATCCGCACGCCGTCGGCACTATCAGCGGGCTGACGCTCGATACGTCCTTCGACGGACTTTGCGCGCTCTACTGGCGTACGGCCGTCGGCATTGCGCTCGGCATCCGGCATATTCTCGAAAAGATGAAGGAATACGGTTATGTGCCGGACACGCTGCATGTTGCGGGCGGGCATGTGAAGAACCCCGTGCTGATGGAGCTTTATTCGGATGCGACAGGCTGCAGGGTCGTCGTTCCGAAGATGAACGAGGCGGTGTTGCTGGGCACCGCGATCGGGGCGTCTGTTGCCTGTGGCTTACATAAGGATCTCACGACGGCCGGCGTGGCGATGTATCCCGGGGGTGAAGAGCGTGCGCCGGATGCGACAAAGCAGGCTCTGTATGATCGCGAATACCGGCGGTTTCTCGCGATGTATCGCCATCGCGCCGAACTGGACGCGATAAGCTAG
- a CDS encoding carbohydrate ABC transporter permease has translation MARKVTTQRKVIMTAIAWTLAILIFFPILWTFLTSFKSEADAIASPPQFLFFHWTTESYAEVQSRSNYLGHFMNSVIISFGSTLIGLIIAIPAAWAMAFSPTKRTKDVLMWMLSTKMMPPVGALIPIYLMFRNFGLLDSRMGLVIVLTLINLPIIVWMLYTYFKEIPGEILEAARMDGASLAKEIIYVLTPMAIPGIASTLLLNIILAWNEAFWTLNLSASRAAPLTAFIASYSSPEGLFYAKLSAASTMAIAPILILGWFSQKQLVRGLTFGAVK, from the coding sequence ATGGCTAGAAAAGTTACAACTCAACGCAAGGTGATCATGACGGCGATCGCCTGGACGCTGGCGATCCTGATCTTCTTCCCGATCCTGTGGACGTTTCTTACGAGCTTCAAGTCGGAGGCCGACGCGATTGCCTCGCCGCCGCAGTTCCTGTTCTTCCACTGGACGACGGAAAGCTATGCGGAGGTGCAGAGCCGGTCGAACTATCTCGGCCACTTCATGAATTCGGTGATCATTTCCTTCGGCTCGACGCTGATCGGCCTGATCATCGCCATCCCTGCCGCCTGGGCCATGGCATTCTCGCCGACCAAGCGGACCAAGGACGTGCTGATGTGGATGCTGTCGACGAAGATGATGCCGCCGGTCGGCGCGCTGATTCCGATCTACCTGATGTTCCGCAATTTCGGCCTGCTCGACAGCCGGATGGGGCTGGTGATCGTGCTGACGCTGATCAACTTGCCGATCATCGTCTGGATGCTCTACACCTACTTCAAGGAAATCCCTGGCGAAATCCTCGAGGCGGCGCGCATGGACGGCGCATCGCTTGCCAAGGAAATCATCTACGTGCTGACGCCGATGGCGATACCGGGCATTGCCTCGACGCTGCTCCTCAACATCATACTGGCCTGGAACGAAGCCTTCTGGACGCTGAACCTCAGCGCCTCGAGAGCCGCGCCGCTGACGGCATTCATCGCCTCCTACTCCAGCCCCGAAGGTCTGTTCTACGCCAAGCTTTCGGCAGCATCGACAATGGCAATCGCGCCGATCCTGATCCTCGGCTGGTTCTCACAAAAACAACTCGTCCGCGGCCTGACCTTCGGCGCGGTGAAATAA